The Candidatus Methanomethylophilaceae archaeon genome contains a region encoding:
- a CDS encoding methyltransferase gives MRTMKKKDLEISLQKVEGFESPGPSLEQYMTPATIAADIIFDAYRSGDIAGMKVVDLGCGTGMLSIGASLMGAGMTIGFDRSEKALETARRNAASMGADVDFILSDVEEVKEMADTVVMNPPFGCQNRNADRPFLDKAMELAECVYSIHMLETLGFVKEYCGKKGRTVRSYKIYKYEIPHVFSFHTKTKKTIDVAVVNIR, from the coding sequence ATGCGCACAATGAAGAAGAAGGATCTGGAGATCAGCCTGCAGAAAGTGGAGGGATTCGAATCCCCGGGCCCCTCTTTGGAGCAGTACATGACGCCCGCGACGATCGCCGCCGACATCATCTTCGACGCTTACCGCAGCGGAGACATCGCCGGGATGAAGGTGGTAGACCTCGGATGCGGCACGGGAATGCTTTCGATTGGGGCTTCCCTCATGGGCGCAGGCATGACGATAGGATTCGACAGATCGGAGAAGGCCCTGGAAACCGCGCGCAGGAATGCCGCATCCATGGGCGCGGACGTCGATTTCATCCTCAGCGATGTGGAAGAAGTGAAAGAGATGGCGGATACTGTGGTCATGAATCCCCCGTTCGGCTGCCAGAACAGGAATGCCGACCGCCCCTTTCTGGATAAGGCCATGGAACTGGCGGAATGCGTGTATTCCATCCATATGCTGGAGACCCTTGGATTCGTGAAGGAATACTGCGGGAAGAAGGGGCGCACGGTACGGTCTTATAAAATCTATAAGTACGAAATCCCTCATGTGTTTTCATTCCATACAAAGACGAAGAAGACGATTGACGTCGCTGTCGTCAATATAAGGTGA
- a CDS encoding 7-cyano-7-deazaguanine synthase, with protein MKAVSLLSGGIDSPVASYLMAKAGAEVVLLHMDNSPYCDDRALKNVKAIAEQLRKYTGKEFPLYSAPHGPSQTAIHDFCDSNYQCVMCKRAMQFTAGRFAERIGANAIIMGDSLGQVASQTLKNIRAEFSGMRIPIVRPLIGLDKNEIISIAREIGTFDISISPSTGCTIVPHRVTVAADPKRIESFGIDLEKLAEEAAGQAVPII; from the coding sequence ATGAAAGCGGTGTCCCTTCTTTCCGGCGGGATAGACTCGCCCGTGGCATCCTACCTCATGGCGAAGGCCGGAGCGGAAGTCGTTCTGCTGCACATGGACAACAGCCCATACTGCGATGACAGAGCCCTGAAAAACGTCAAGGCCATAGCGGAGCAGCTCAGGAAATACACAGGAAAGGAATTCCCGCTGTATTCCGCCCCCCACGGGCCCTCCCAGACGGCCATACACGACTTCTGCGACAGCAATTACCAATGCGTCATGTGCAAGCGCGCCATGCAATTCACCGCCGGCAGATTCGCCGAGAGAATAGGCGCCAACGCGATAATAATGGGCGATTCCCTCGGCCAGGTGGCCTCCCAGACTCTGAAGAACATCCGCGCGGAGTTCAGCGGGATGAGAATCCCCATCGTAAGGCCCCTTATAGGCCTGGACAAAAATGAGATAATATCGATAGCCCGCGAGATCGGGACCTTCGACATCTCGATCTCCCCTTCGACGGGATGCACGATAGTGCCACATAGAGTAACGGTGGCCGCCGATCCGAAAAGGATAGAGTCCTTCGGCATAGACCTCGAAAAGCTGGCCGAAGAAGCTGCGGGCCAAGCCGTCCCCATCATCTGA
- a CDS encoding exosome complex RNA-binding protein Csl4: MADSEMVFPGDEVAVEEEYLASDGTFAENGIVYASQIGFLELDDKDCVARVITPNPPNILAEGDIVYAIVADIRNTMATADVVAKDGTERGLGCETYATIHVSKISPKYTDDVSKELRKGDYIRAKVTGVKPSLQLTTKDDHLGVIRSLCYKCKTELERKGDGLYCPECRYSTSRKLADDYGDVVL, from the coding sequence ATGGCAGATTCAGAAATGGTTTTTCCGGGTGATGAGGTCGCTGTTGAGGAGGAATACCTCGCATCCGATGGCACGTTCGCGGAGAATGGCATAGTTTATGCGTCCCAGATAGGTTTCCTCGAATTGGACGACAAAGATTGCGTCGCCAGGGTGATCACGCCCAACCCGCCCAACATCCTCGCTGAGGGAGACATAGTATACGCGATAGTGGCGGACATCAGGAACACCATGGCTACGGCCGATGTGGTGGCCAAAGACGGGACCGAAAGAGGGCTCGGATGCGAGACCTACGCTACCATCCACGTCTCCAAGATCTCCCCCAAATACACCGATGACGTCTCCAAAGAGCTCAGGAAAGGCGACTATATCAGAGCCAAAGTCACCGGCGTGAAGCCTTCGCTCCAGCTCACTACCAAAGACGACCATCTCGGCGTGATCAGATCCCTTTGCTATAAATGCAAGACCGAATTGGAGAGGAAAGGCGACGGCCTCTACTGCCCCGAATGCAGATATTCCACCTCCAGAAAGCTCGCCGACGACTACGGCGACGTGGTTCTCTGA
- a CDS encoding ATP-dependent DNA helicase, which translates to MSLFPYGFRPGQAELVHFIDSAVREGRSAVIEAGTGTGKTIASLCGALPFALEKGIKVIYLTRTKSQQLQIAKEAAAIGNGVLCVPLRGRSWRSCPMMRGDPELESGTPEELSRLCSEYKKADSGGERHCPYYSKTLDENLGRWAAILRESSPDPEEFSAMCESAGVCPYELRKLLLPMADVIVAPYPFVFVPGALMALETWMGTPLSETVMIADETHNLPGYLRDAQTISMSASTLARAEKEAEANGNPYLHGDIRAKDIISAIGKALSDACREYMVDDDGILPPYFLEEELMEILGAPSASIFRAISAMFAIGESIAERRKQAKRLPRSYMRSLAAFLQSWMEDDGGMGVKLIADPGNPMFQSYCMDPSPAAWPLNECRSSIHMSGTLEPLDAYIEEMGLFAPLKMSLGSLFPPENLLTLYSDEVSMGYEDRFREENYRRTMDLIYETVTAANVNAAVFFQSYGVMERMIGDGLAERIGREAYYERQGAPQEELMSVVEAFRASDRGVLYCVLGGRISEGIDFPGRAMELAVIVGVPYPRPTAKLRALKRYYDLRFGDGRLFASAAPASRKMRQAIGRLIRSEADRGAAVILDRRVVSLNGIGAKLSDDVPGDVAVFFSGRPGEPYVNAINYKS; encoded by the coding sequence ATGAGCCTTTTTCCGTACGGGTTCCGCCCCGGCCAGGCGGAACTCGTGCATTTCATCGATTCAGCGGTCCGCGAAGGGAGGTCCGCCGTCATAGAGGCGGGCACGGGAACCGGCAAGACCATAGCTTCCCTCTGCGGGGCATTGCCTTTTGCTTTAGAGAAAGGTATCAAGGTCATCTATCTGACCCGCACCAAATCCCAGCAGCTCCAGATAGCCAAGGAAGCCGCGGCCATCGGGAACGGTGTTCTTTGCGTCCCTCTGCGCGGAAGGTCTTGGAGGTCCTGCCCGATGATGCGCGGAGACCCCGAGCTCGAAAGCGGAACCCCTGAGGAACTGTCCAGGCTGTGCTCCGAATACAAGAAAGCGGATAGCGGCGGGGAACGCCACTGCCCATATTATTCCAAAACCCTGGATGAAAATCTGGGCCGCTGGGCGGCGATACTGAGGGAGTCTTCCCCGGATCCTGAGGAATTCTCGGCCATGTGCGAATCTGCCGGGGTATGCCCATATGAGCTCCGTAAGCTCCTGCTCCCGATGGCCGACGTGATAGTCGCGCCATACCCCTTCGTGTTCGTCCCGGGGGCTCTGATGGCCTTGGAGACCTGGATGGGGACGCCATTGAGCGAGACTGTGATGATAGCCGACGAGACCCACAATCTGCCGGGCTATCTGAGGGATGCCCAGACCATATCCATGTCGGCATCAACTTTGGCGAGAGCGGAGAAGGAGGCGGAAGCCAACGGGAATCCGTATCTCCATGGGGACATCCGCGCCAAAGACATCATTTCCGCGATAGGCAAGGCGCTTTCCGACGCATGCAGAGAATATATGGTGGATGATGACGGCATCCTTCCCCCGTATTTTCTGGAAGAGGAGCTTATGGAAATCCTCGGGGCGCCGTCGGCATCCATTTTCAGAGCCATCTCTGCGATGTTTGCCATAGGGGAGAGCATAGCCGAGAGAAGGAAGCAGGCCAAGCGCCTACCGCGCTCTTACATGAGGTCTTTGGCGGCATTTCTGCAGTCCTGGATGGAGGACGACGGCGGGATGGGAGTGAAGCTGATCGCCGATCCCGGCAACCCTATGTTCCAATCATACTGCATGGACCCGTCCCCTGCGGCCTGGCCGCTCAACGAATGCCGCTCATCCATACACATGTCAGGGACTTTGGAGCCGTTGGATGCATACATCGAGGAGATGGGCCTTTTCGCTCCGCTGAAGATGTCGCTGGGAAGTCTGTTCCCTCCGGAGAACCTTCTCACGCTGTATTCGGACGAGGTCTCCATGGGGTATGAGGACCGTTTCCGCGAGGAGAACTATCGCAGGACAATGGATCTGATATACGAGACCGTAACAGCCGCCAACGTCAATGCGGCCGTGTTCTTCCAATCCTACGGGGTGATGGAGCGCATGATCGGCGACGGATTGGCGGAGCGCATCGGCAGGGAGGCTTATTACGAGCGCCAAGGAGCGCCGCAGGAGGAGCTGATGTCCGTGGTGGAGGCTTTCCGCGCATCAGATCGCGGTGTGCTGTACTGCGTCCTCGGCGGGAGGATATCGGAGGGCATAGATTTCCCGGGAAGGGCGATGGAATTGGCGGTCATAGTCGGGGTCCCTTACCCCAGGCCGACGGCGAAGCTCCGCGCGCTGAAGCGTTATTACGACCTGCGCTTCGGGGATGGGCGCCTTTTCGCGTCCGCGGCTCCCGCTTCCAGAAAGATGAGGCAGGCCATAGGGAGGCTGATCAGGTCGGAGGCGGACCGCGGCGCGGCGGTGATCCTTGACCGCAGGGTCGTCTCTCTGAATGGCATCGGCGCCAAGCTCTCCGACGATGTGCCCGGCGACGTGGCTGTTTTTTTTTCGGGGCGGCCCGGGGAACCATACGTTAACGCTATAAACTACAAATCATAA